The Solanum pennellii chromosome 11, SPENNV200 genome contains a region encoding:
- the LOC107004721 gene encoding protein NRT1/ PTR FAMILY 6.1 isoform X1 has protein sequence MGSKEREIKSPEVQLGGNSTPKRGSKKLGIYFLESDDRRTAFGRGYSAGVGGATPVNIHGKPIPDINKTGGWIAALFIFGNEMAERMAYFGLSVNMVAFMFYVMHRPFSSSAGAVNNFLGISQASSVLGGFIADAYLGRYWTIAIFTTIYLAGLTGITLVATIKVFVPNQDQCDQIALLLGNCEPAKSWQMMYLYTVLYVTGFGAAGIRPCVSSFGADQFDERSRNYRSHLDRFFNFFYLSVTVGAIVAFTAVVYIQMKHGWGAAFGSLAIAMGLSNMLFFAGTPMYRHRLPGGSPLTRVAQVLVAAFRKRNVSFQSSEFVGLYELPGKRSAIKGSSKIAHTDEFRCLDKAALQLKDDDGANPWRLCTVTQVEEVKILLKLLPIPACTIMLSVVLTEYLTLSVQQAYTLNTHMGHLKLPVTCMPVFPGLSIFVLLSLYYSVFVPISRRITGNPHGASQLQRVGIGLAVSILSVAWAGVFERYRRTYAIQHGYEASFLTQMPDLSAYWLLIQYCLIGIAEVFCIVGLLEFLYEEAPDAMRSIGSAYAAVAGGLGCFAATILNSIVKSVTRGKGETRESWLSQNINTGRFDYFYWLLTVMSLINFAAFLYAAHCYQYRSKDGTDRQSDKGPGSDHTSINAQDPIKNPQLSVFGRE, from the exons ATGGGaagtaaagaaagggaaatcAAATCACCTGAGGTTCAGTTAGGAGGGAATTCTACACCAAAAAGGGGTTCAAAGAAACTCGGAATCTACTTCCTTGAATCGGATGATAGGAGAACAGCTTTTGGACGTGGTTATAGTGCTGGAGTAGGAGGAGCTACTCCTGTGAATATCCATGGGAAGCCTATTCCGGATATAAACAAGACAGGTGGCTGGATAGCTGCCTTGTTCATTTTCGGAAATGAAATGGCTGAGAGAATGGCTTACTTTGGCCTATCTGTTAACATGGTGGCGTTCATGTTCTACGTTATGCACAGGCCTTTTTCTAGCTCTGCCGGTGCTGTTAACAATTTTTTGGGCATATCACAGGCTTCCTCTGTGTTGGGTGGTTTCATTGCTGACGCTTACCTTGGTAGATACTGGACTATTGCTATCTTTACCACCATTTATCTAGCG GGATTGACAGGAATAACATTAGTAGCAACTATTAAGGTATTTGTGCCCAATCAAGATCAGTGTGATCAGATTGCCCTTCTTCTAGGAAACTGCGAACCAGCAAAATCTTGGCAAATGATGTACTTATACACAGTGTTATATGTGACGGGGTTCGGAGCAGCAGGGATAAGGCCTTGTGTCTCATCATTCGGGGCTGATCAATTCGATGAGAGAAGCAGAAACTACAGGTCACACCTGGACAGgttttttaacttcttttacCTGTCAGTCACAGTTGGGGCGATCGTGGCCTTCACCGCAGTTGTGTATATTCAAATGAAACATGGATGGGGAGCTGCTTTTGGGTCATTGGCAATTGCCATGGGCCTGTCCAACATGTTATTCTTTGCTGGCACTCCTATGTATAGGCATAGGTTGCCTGGAGGCAGTCCTCTCACGCGTGTTGCCCAAGTCCTAGTTGCTGCCTTCCGCAAGAGGAATGTTTCGTTCCAAAGCAGCGAGTTTGTAGGCTTGTATGAACTTCCTGGTAAAAGATCTGCTATCAAGGGCAGCAGCAAGATAGCTCATACCGATGAATTCAG ATGCTTGGACAAAGCAGCTCTGCAGCTAAAAGATGATGATGGTGCCAATCCTTGGCGGCTTTGCACCGTGACTCAAGTAGAAGAAGTTAAAATCCTTCTGAAACTTCTTCCGATTCCAGCCTGCACTATAATGTTAAGTGTGGTTCTTACGGAGTACTTGACTCTATCAGTCCAACAGGCATATACGTTGAACACTCACATGGGACATTTGAAACTTCCTGTCACCTGCATGCCAGTCTTTCCAGGCCTCAGCATATTTGTTCTGCTCTCCCTCTATTACTCTGTGTTTGTTCCAATATCTAGGCGGATCACTGGCAACCCCCATGGTGCTTCTCAGCTTCAGAGAGTTGGCATTGGCTTGGCAGTCTCTATACTCTCGGTGGCGTGGGCTGGTGTCTTTGAGAGGTACCGAAGAACTTACGCAATACAACATGGTTATGAGGCTAGTTTTTTGACTCAAATGCCTGACCTCAGTGCCTATTGGTTACTTATCCAATATTGTCTAATTGGGATAGCTGAAGTATTTTGCATAGTGGGATTACTCGAATTTCTGTATGAAGAGGCTCCTGATGCAATGAGAAGCATTGGTTCAGCTTATGCTGCTGTGGCTGGTGGTCTTGGTTGTTTTGCAGCCACCATTTTGAACAGCATTGTCAAGTCTGTCACAAGGGGAAAAGGCGAAACACGAGAATCCTGGCTTTCCCAGAACATAAACACTGGCAGATTCGACTACTTCTATTGGCTCCTCACTGTCATGAGTCTCATCAATTTTGCTGCATTTCTTTATGCAGCACATTGTTATCAGTACAGATCAAAGGATGGGACTGACAGACAAAGTGACAAAGGGCCTGGATCCGATCATACCAGTATTAACGCACAAGATCCCATTAAAAATCCGCAGTTAAGTGTGTTTGGACGAGAGTAG
- the LOC107004721 gene encoding protein NRT1/ PTR FAMILY 6.1 isoform X2: protein MKWLREWLTLAYLLTWWRSCSTLCTGLFLALPVLLTIFWAYHRLPLCWVVSLLTLTLGLTGITLVATIKVFVPNQDQCDQIALLLGNCEPAKSWQMMYLYTVLYVTGFGAAGIRPCVSSFGADQFDERSRNYRSHLDRFFNFFYLSVTVGAIVAFTAVVYIQMKHGWGAAFGSLAIAMGLSNMLFFAGTPMYRHRLPGGSPLTRVAQVLVAAFRKRNVSFQSSEFVGLYELPGKRSAIKGSSKIAHTDEFRCLDKAALQLKDDDGANPWRLCTVTQVEEVKILLKLLPIPACTIMLSVVLTEYLTLSVQQAYTLNTHMGHLKLPVTCMPVFPGLSIFVLLSLYYSVFVPISRRITGNPHGASQLQRVGIGLAVSILSVAWAGVFERYRRTYAIQHGYEASFLTQMPDLSAYWLLIQYCLIGIAEVFCIVGLLEFLYEEAPDAMRSIGSAYAAVAGGLGCFAATILNSIVKSVTRGKGETRESWLSQNINTGRFDYFYWLLTVMSLINFAAFLYAAHCYQYRSKDGTDRQSDKGPGSDHTSINAQDPIKNPQLSVFGRE from the exons ATGAAATGGCTGAGAGAATGGCTTACTTTGGCCTATCTGTTAACATGGTGGCGTTCATGTTCTACGTTATGCACAGGCCTTTTTCTAGCTCTGCCGGTGCTGTTAACAATTTTTTGGGCATATCACAGGCTTCCTCTGTGTTGGGTGGTTTCATTGCTGACGCTTACCTTG GGATTGACAGGAATAACATTAGTAGCAACTATTAAGGTATTTGTGCCCAATCAAGATCAGTGTGATCAGATTGCCCTTCTTCTAGGAAACTGCGAACCAGCAAAATCTTGGCAAATGATGTACTTATACACAGTGTTATATGTGACGGGGTTCGGAGCAGCAGGGATAAGGCCTTGTGTCTCATCATTCGGGGCTGATCAATTCGATGAGAGAAGCAGAAACTACAGGTCACACCTGGACAGgttttttaacttcttttacCTGTCAGTCACAGTTGGGGCGATCGTGGCCTTCACCGCAGTTGTGTATATTCAAATGAAACATGGATGGGGAGCTGCTTTTGGGTCATTGGCAATTGCCATGGGCCTGTCCAACATGTTATTCTTTGCTGGCACTCCTATGTATAGGCATAGGTTGCCTGGAGGCAGTCCTCTCACGCGTGTTGCCCAAGTCCTAGTTGCTGCCTTCCGCAAGAGGAATGTTTCGTTCCAAAGCAGCGAGTTTGTAGGCTTGTATGAACTTCCTGGTAAAAGATCTGCTATCAAGGGCAGCAGCAAGATAGCTCATACCGATGAATTCAG ATGCTTGGACAAAGCAGCTCTGCAGCTAAAAGATGATGATGGTGCCAATCCTTGGCGGCTTTGCACCGTGACTCAAGTAGAAGAAGTTAAAATCCTTCTGAAACTTCTTCCGATTCCAGCCTGCACTATAATGTTAAGTGTGGTTCTTACGGAGTACTTGACTCTATCAGTCCAACAGGCATATACGTTGAACACTCACATGGGACATTTGAAACTTCCTGTCACCTGCATGCCAGTCTTTCCAGGCCTCAGCATATTTGTTCTGCTCTCCCTCTATTACTCTGTGTTTGTTCCAATATCTAGGCGGATCACTGGCAACCCCCATGGTGCTTCTCAGCTTCAGAGAGTTGGCATTGGCTTGGCAGTCTCTATACTCTCGGTGGCGTGGGCTGGTGTCTTTGAGAGGTACCGAAGAACTTACGCAATACAACATGGTTATGAGGCTAGTTTTTTGACTCAAATGCCTGACCTCAGTGCCTATTGGTTACTTATCCAATATTGTCTAATTGGGATAGCTGAAGTATTTTGCATAGTGGGATTACTCGAATTTCTGTATGAAGAGGCTCCTGATGCAATGAGAAGCATTGGTTCAGCTTATGCTGCTGTGGCTGGTGGTCTTGGTTGTTTTGCAGCCACCATTTTGAACAGCATTGTCAAGTCTGTCACAAGGGGAAAAGGCGAAACACGAGAATCCTGGCTTTCCCAGAACATAAACACTGGCAGATTCGACTACTTCTATTGGCTCCTCACTGTCATGAGTCTCATCAATTTTGCTGCATTTCTTTATGCAGCACATTGTTATCAGTACAGATCAAAGGATGGGACTGACAGACAAAGTGACAAAGGGCCTGGATCCGATCATACCAGTATTAACGCACAAGATCCCATTAAAAATCCGCAGTTAAGTGTGTTTGGACGAGAGTAG